A DNA window from Aminivibrio sp. contains the following coding sequences:
- the pfp gene encoding diphosphate--fructose-6-phosphate 1-phosphotransferase, translating to MTTTVQNTLAIVCGGGPAPGINSVISSVTIEAKKSGWEVFGIYDGFSNLAMGEKKIIPLTIDMVSRIHSDGGSILKTSRFNPTKSDEHLRSVVDTLIELGVTHLVTIGGDDTAYAASRIAGYAKNSLGLTISFAHVPKTIDNDLPLPEGIPTFGFETARSLGAQLVSNLMEDAKTTGRWFLVVAMGRVAGHLALGIGKSAGATITVIPEEFSANEKIPLSLVVDIITGSIIKRLASGRNYGVAVTAEGLIEKIRIEDLEAADCLEYDDHGHIRYAEINFSDVLKKELLANLNALGIKMTINNKEVGYEVRCAPPNAFDIEYTRNLGYAAFDFLRSGGTNALITIQNNMIVPISFDDILDPVTKKTRIRKVNTESIQYRIAREYMIRLEKRDFQGGIDFEKLAVAAKLPPDEFRRRFQYVTEY from the coding sequence ATGACTACTACTGTCCAAAATACCCTCGCAATCGTCTGCGGAGGCGGCCCTGCCCCCGGCATCAACAGCGTGATCAGTTCGGTGACCATAGAGGCGAAGAAGTCAGGCTGGGAGGTCTTCGGCATTTACGACGGCTTTTCCAACCTGGCGATGGGGGAGAAAAAGATCATCCCCCTCACCATCGACATGGTGAGCCGGATCCACTCCGACGGAGGAAGCATCCTGAAAACCTCCCGGTTCAATCCCACAAAGAGCGACGAACATCTGCGCAGTGTGGTGGATACCCTTATAGAACTGGGAGTCACCCACCTGGTGACCATCGGAGGCGACGATACGGCCTACGCCGCGTCCCGCATCGCCGGCTACGCGAAGAACAGCCTGGGGCTCACCATCAGCTTCGCCCACGTGCCCAAGACCATCGACAACGACCTTCCCCTCCCTGAGGGCATCCCCACCTTCGGCTTCGAGACCGCCCGCTCCCTGGGCGCCCAGCTCGTCTCGAACCTGATGGAGGACGCCAAGACCACCGGCAGATGGTTCCTCGTGGTGGCCATGGGCAGGGTGGCGGGCCATCTTGCCCTCGGCATCGGCAAGAGCGCAGGCGCCACCATCACCGTCATCCCCGAGGAATTTTCCGCGAACGAGAAAATCCCCCTCTCCCTGGTGGTCGACATCATCACCGGCTCCATCATCAAACGTCTCGCCTCGGGAAGAAACTACGGCGTCGCCGTGACGGCGGAGGGTCTCATCGAGAAAATACGAATCGAGGACCTCGAGGCCGCCGACTGCCTTGAATACGACGACCACGGGCACATCCGCTACGCGGAGATCAATTTCTCCGACGTGCTGAAAAAGGAACTGCTGGCAAACCTCAACGCTCTGGGGATCAAGATGACCATCAACAACAAGGAAGTGGGCTACGAGGTCCGGTGCGCCCCGCCCAACGCCTTCGACATCGAGTACACCCGAAACCTCGGCTACGCGGCCTTCGACTTCCTCCGGAGCGGAGGCACCAACGCCCTCATCACCATACAGAACAACATGATCGTCCCCATCTCCTTCGACGATATCCTCGACCCGGTGACGAAAAAGACGCGCATCCGCAAGGTGAACACGGAATCAATCCAGTACCGGATCGCCAGGGAGTACATGATACGGCTGGAGAAGCGGGACTTCCAGGGAGGCATCGACTTCGAGAAGCTGGCTGTGGCGGCGAAGCTCCCCCCTGACGAGTTCCGCAGGCGTTTCCAGTACGTGACCGAATACTGA
- a CDS encoding diguanylate cyclase: MKRFCRAGALVRLPVLWFLLAAAVLAGGAVIGRWRMKDADRFMREELLRQTRLLAETIRLDQVRALSGTGDDLLLPEYRRFKEHFRAALRAFPRSKFITLVGRRPDGAIFFYVDSELPGSEDESPPGDVYEEMDPGFLPAFEEKRPVTVGPITDRWGTWVSTWYPVSDPATGEIVAVLALDIDAGHWQGDVLRASLLPIGTALLLAAILFCGGFLLRRRSLPEGEGRRIFRHGEAVLALTAGLVLTFSFARLAHEKEFRDNRHSFSLIADARSGGLHMLFDNIRNMSLESLGRFVEAERNLSVEPLERFIDHLEALPEVISAAWIPVGPEESGLSSAGASLPSRRMNRRQGEEPGAAGAMRRAAETRLPSASDIFNLPEGAGRGKGLTVYRPVFSGDGSSRLRGFAAVTLGLDVLLARVQRGGEAEMSMGLWQLGEGKPLFIAGTGGTDGSQEFSGVTVSLGDPLCSIRPIFAFGRTFAAEMRPGDFFYLHHPIRAGRMALVTGLTITLSVTVLVGAAFRARETLESAVERRTAELRESESRFRFLMKDVPFPVAVISPEGRVLFTNSRGEDFFGLKASLAMGKNLLTDLHLLVNPGAFYGFVDEVFAAGHLQGREAAFRKPDGEIRWALLSAGAISFGGEDAVFVALQDITDRKAMIDRLQLAEQFLRTTTEGIVVTDAEGFIEDGNSALEELTGYTLDEIRGRRPGIFSAQRIHSETSERFWDSLRRNGVWQGEVWNRRKDGEAYPVWLTVTAVKDSEGKVTHYAGVLTHIGDIKTEQERLSYMAYHDSLTGLPNRYLLLDRLEMVIARARRERSLAAVVFIDLDEFKEVNDTYGHETGDLLLVSVARRLTGLIREQDTAARLGGDEFVLVLDGFFSREEVNTFLARIHHDAFSEPFPAGGRLLSVHGSMGVAIFPDDGSTARELLVRADEEMYAVKWKSREGRIS; this comes from the coding sequence ATGAAACGGTTTTGTCGCGCAGGCGCTTTAGTCCGTCTGCCTGTTCTCTGGTTTCTTCTCGCTGCTGCGGTGCTCGCCGGGGGGGCGGTCATCGGCCGATGGAGAATGAAGGACGCGGATCGTTTCATGAGGGAAGAGCTGCTTCGCCAGACCCGTCTCCTGGCCGAGACCATCCGGCTTGACCAGGTCAGGGCCCTCTCCGGAACCGGCGATGACCTTCTCCTTCCGGAGTACCGGCGGTTCAAGGAACATTTCCGGGCCGCCCTCCGGGCCTTTCCGAGGAGCAAGTTCATCACTCTCGTGGGACGCCGTCCCGACGGCGCCATATTTTTCTACGTCGACTCGGAGCTTCCCGGTTCCGAGGACGAGTCCCCGCCGGGGGACGTGTATGAGGAGATGGACCCCGGTTTTCTTCCGGCCTTCGAAGAGAAACGTCCCGTCACCGTGGGGCCCATCACCGACCGGTGGGGGACCTGGGTTTCCACGTGGTACCCCGTGTCCGACCCCGCCACGGGAGAAATCGTCGCCGTCCTCGCTCTGGACATCGACGCCGGGCATTGGCAGGGGGATGTTCTCCGGGCGTCCCTGCTGCCCATCGGGACGGCCCTGCTTCTCGCGGCGATTCTTTTCTGCGGCGGATTCCTCCTCCGGAGACGCTCCCTCCCCGAGGGGGAAGGACGGCGGATCTTCCGCCACGGTGAGGCTGTCCTCGCCCTGACGGCGGGGCTGGTGCTCACCTTCTCCTTTGCAAGACTGGCCCACGAGAAGGAATTCCGGGACAACCGGCACTCCTTCTCCTTAATCGCCGACGCCCGATCAGGAGGGCTTCACATGCTCTTTGACAATATCCGGAATATGTCCCTGGAGAGCCTGGGGAGGTTCGTCGAAGCCGAAAGGAATCTGTCCGTCGAACCTCTTGAACGGTTTATAGACCACCTGGAGGCGCTTCCGGAGGTGATCTCCGCGGCCTGGATTCCCGTCGGCCCGGAGGAGAGCGGTCTTTCTTCGGCGGGAGCGTCTCTTCCCTCCCGCCGGATGAACAGGCGGCAGGGAGAGGAACCCGGCGCAGCCGGGGCCATGAGGCGGGCCGCGGAAACGAGGCTTCCCTCGGCGTCGGACATATTTAACCTTCCTGAAGGCGCCGGAAGAGGCAAGGGGTTGACGGTCTACCGCCCGGTCTTCTCCGGGGACGGCTCGTCCCGCCTCCGGGGCTTCGCCGCCGTCACCCTGGGGCTGGATGTTCTGCTGGCCCGGGTCCAAAGAGGAGGAGAAGCCGAGATGTCCATGGGCCTCTGGCAGCTTGGCGAAGGGAAGCCCCTCTTCATTGCCGGGACGGGGGGCACTGACGGTTCGCAGGAATTTTCCGGGGTAACCGTTTCCTTGGGCGATCCCCTGTGCAGTATCCGCCCCATTTTCGCCTTCGGCAGAACCTTCGCGGCGGAAATGCGGCCCGGCGACTTCTTTTATCTTCACCACCCCATCCGCGCCGGCCGGATGGCCCTGGTGACGGGCCTGACCATAACCCTGTCCGTGACGGTTCTCGTCGGTGCGGCTTTCCGTGCCCGGGAGACGCTGGAGTCGGCAGTGGAGCGGAGGACGGCGGAACTCCGGGAGAGTGAGTCCCGGTTCCGCTTCCTGATGAAGGATGTTCCTTTTCCCGTGGCGGTGATTTCGCCGGAGGGAAGGGTGCTCTTCACCAATTCCCGGGGAGAGGATTTTTTCGGTCTGAAGGCTTCCCTGGCGATGGGGAAAAATCTCCTGACCGATCTTCACCTTCTGGTGAACCCCGGGGCCTTTTATGGTTTCGTAGACGAGGTATTCGCCGCGGGACATCTTCAGGGGAGGGAAGCGGCTTTCCGCAAGCCGGACGGTGAGATCCGGTGGGCCCTTCTCTCCGCCGGCGCCATCTCCTTCGGCGGCGAGGATGCCGTCTTCGTCGCCCTTCAGGACATTACCGACAGGAAGGCCATGATTGACAGGCTCCAGCTTGCCGAGCAATTCCTCAGAACCACCACCGAGGGGATCGTAGTCACCGACGCCGAAGGGTTCATCGAGGACGGGAACTCCGCTCTCGAGGAGCTTACTGGCTATACCCTGGATGAGATCCGGGGCAGGAGACCGGGCATATTTTCCGCCCAGAGGATCCATTCGGAGACGTCGGAGCGCTTCTGGGATTCCCTGCGGCGCAACGGGGTCTGGCAGGGAGAGGTGTGGAACCGCCGGAAGGACGGCGAGGCTTACCCCGTGTGGCTAACCGTAACGGCGGTGAAGGATTCTGAAGGAAAGGTCACCCATTATGCGGGAGTGCTGACCCACATAGGAGACATCAAGACTGAGCAGGAGCGGCTGAGCTACATGGCCTACCACGATTCCCTCACGGGACTGCCGAACCGGTATCTGCTCCTGGACCGCCTGGAGATGGTCATCGCCAGGGCCAGGAGGGAGCGGTCCCTTGCCGCGGTGGTCTTCATCGATCTGGACGAGTTCAAGGAAGTGAACGACACCTACGGCCATGAGACAGGGGATCTCCTGCTCGTCTCCGTTGCCCGGAGGCTGACGGGACTCATCCGGGAGCAGGACACCGCAGCCCGTCTCGGAGGAGACGAATTCGTTCTTGTCCTGGACGGATTTTTTTCCCGTGAAGAGGTGAACACATTTCTTGCGAGAATTCATCACGACGCCTTTTCGGAACCCTTCCCGGCCGGGGGGAGGCTCCTGTCCGTCCACGGCAGCATGGGCGTCGCCATTTTCCCCGACGACGGCTCCACGGCGCGGGAACTCCTCGTCCGGGCGGACGAGGAGATGTACGCCGTGAAATGGAAAAGCAGGGAGGGGCGCATCTCCTGA
- a CDS encoding chemotaxis protein CheD, whose product MAVVRVGIAEAAVVINPDSISTLGLGSCVGVTLYDEKRRIGGMAHVMLPSTELARGTDFNRSKFADSAVPDLLKQMIRYGADERRIKAKLAGGAQMFSLGGNADSLLKIGTRNVEACRKVLSSLRIPILSEDTGGSWGRTVELFTDSGMLEIRAIGREKKLI is encoded by the coding sequence ATGGCGGTCGTTAGGGTCGGTATCGCCGAAGCCGCGGTGGTGATAAACCCCGACTCCATCTCGACCCTCGGGCTTGGTTCCTGTGTGGGGGTGACCCTGTACGACGAAAAAAGGCGCATCGGGGGCATGGCTCACGTGATGCTCCCCTCCACGGAGCTGGCCAGGGGAACGGACTTCAACAGGTCGAAGTTCGCCGATTCGGCCGTGCCGGACCTCCTGAAGCAGATGATCCGGTACGGGGCCGACGAGCGGCGTATCAAGGCCAAGCTCGCCGGGGGCGCCCAAATGTTCTCCCTGGGGGGCAATGCCGACTCCCTCCTCAAGATCGGCACCCGGAACGTGGAAGCCTGCAGAAAGGTTCTCTCCTCCCTCAGGATCCCCATTCTGTCCGAGGACACCGGAGGCTCATGGGGTAGGACGGTGGAGCTGTTCACCGATTCCGGGATGCTCGAAATACGGGCCATCGGCAGGGAGAAGAAGCTCATCTAG
- a CDS encoding chemotaxis protein CheC, with protein sequence MDSGTLSEFHLDVLKEVSNIGAGNAATSLSSLLGRKVDMRVSRVVPMPFNEIVDYAGGAERMILSVFVRIEGGISGNMLFVMSVSDALALISHMTGASGGEGFTDMGLSVIHEVGNITIGSYITALSDFLGFELIPSVPSLAMDMAGAILAFSLSEIGRSGDTAIVIDGGLSLDGNPLSEGESSRIFLLPDPDSFGRIFQALGVAGHGGR encoded by the coding sequence ATGGACTCCGGAACTCTGAGCGAATTCCACCTCGACGTCCTGAAAGAGGTGAGCAACATCGGCGCGGGAAACGCCGCCACTTCCCTTTCCTCCCTTTTGGGCAGAAAGGTGGACATGCGGGTCTCCCGGGTGGTCCCCATGCCGTTCAACGAGATCGTGGACTATGCGGGCGGCGCTGAGCGGATGATTTTGTCGGTCTTCGTCCGCATCGAGGGAGGCATTTCGGGAAACATGCTCTTCGTCATGAGCGTCTCCGACGCCCTGGCGCTCATCAGCCACATGACGGGAGCGTCCGGCGGCGAAGGCTTTACGGATATGGGGCTTTCGGTGATCCACGAGGTGGGGAACATCACGATCGGGTCCTACATCACGGCCCTTTCCGACTTTCTCGGCTTCGAGCTCATCCCATCGGTGCCGTCCCTGGCCATGGACATGGCAGGGGCCATTCTTGCCTTCAGCCTTTCCGAGATCGGCCGGAGCGGGGACACCGCCATCGTCATCGACGGCGGTCTTTCCCTGGACGGGAATCCCCTCTCTGAGGGAGAGTCGAGCCGCATTTTCCTTCTTCCCGACCCCGATTCTTTCGGCCGGATCTTCCAGGCCCTCGGAGTGGCAGGCCATGGCGGTCGTTAG
- the proC gene encoding pyrroline-5-carboxylate reductase, with product MENAVRIAILGAGNIGSSIARGLAQAGNFAPGTITLTRRRTHLLEEYKAMGFEVTSDNSAAVKGADVVIVTVEPQLVDALLQEIAPVLDFDRHILISVVTGLSIKRIEEVIGKPLRIARAMPNTAIAVRESMTCLASNGPDDRALEMAKRIFNDVGKTLRIREEDMIAATALGACGIAFFLRAIRAASQGGIEIGLSAKNSLAMAVQTAKGAACLLSVSGSHPENEIDKVTTPKGCTISGLNRMEHEGFSSALIRGITVSAEKAAGLYRDKKED from the coding sequence ATGGAAAACGCAGTACGGATTGCCATTCTCGGGGCCGGTAACATCGGTTCGAGCATAGCCAGGGGCCTGGCCCAGGCCGGGAATTTTGCCCCGGGGACGATCACCCTCACCAGAAGGCGGACCCACCTTCTGGAAGAGTACAAGGCCATGGGGTTCGAGGTGACCAGCGACAACTCCGCCGCCGTCAAAGGAGCGGACGTGGTGATCGTTACCGTGGAGCCCCAGCTGGTGGACGCCCTTCTTCAGGAAATTGCCCCGGTGCTGGATTTCGATCGCCATATCCTCATCTCCGTGGTCACGGGACTTAGCATCAAACGAATCGAGGAGGTCATCGGGAAGCCTCTCCGCATCGCCAGGGCAATGCCCAACACGGCCATCGCCGTCCGGGAGTCCATGACCTGCCTGGCCTCCAACGGTCCCGACGACAGGGCTCTGGAAATGGCCAAGCGGATCTTCAACGATGTGGGGAAGACCCTCCGCATCCGCGAGGAGGACATGATCGCCGCAACCGCTTTAGGGGCCTGCGGTATCGCCTTCTTCCTCCGGGCCATCCGGGCGGCTTCCCAGGGCGGGATCGAGATCGGCCTCTCTGCCAAGAACTCCCTGGCCATGGCGGTCCAGACGGCAAAGGGCGCGGCATGTCTGCTCTCCGTGAGCGGGAGCCACCCAGAGAATGAAATCGACAAGGTGACCACTCCCAAGGGCTGCACCATTTCCGGTCTCAACCGGATGGAGCACGAGGGGTTCAGCTCGGCTCTCATCCGGGGGATTACCGTGTCCGCCGAGAAGGCAGCAGGGCTCTACCGCGACAAAAAGGAAGACTGA
- a CDS encoding metallophosphoesterase, translated as MIYLTGDTHGVYGMDRFSPGNFPSGESLSRDDLVVILGDFGLFWSDPPSEREREELKRLSSRPWTTLFLDGNHENFTLLDALPQEERYGAPVGVAAPHVFHLRRGYVYTLEGKKCFVFGGARSLDRHGRTAGKSWWRREIPSEEEFRRGLDSLESAGWTVDWILTHTAPEGILRATNLAKYLAGDPVSLYLEEIRKETEYERWFCGHLHRNAYFPDDRVHVLRENILDGGTGDIVSVERNLPPLKDRLRIFRSRLARQGD; from the coding sequence ATGATCTACCTGACAGGGGATACCCACGGAGTGTACGGAATGGACCGCTTTTCCCCTGGGAACTTTCCCTCTGGGGAGAGCCTTTCGAGGGACGACCTGGTGGTGATCCTCGGGGATTTCGGGCTTTTCTGGAGCGACCCTCCTTCTGAGCGGGAAAGGGAAGAGCTGAAACGGCTGAGTTCACGGCCATGGACAACCCTCTTTCTCGACGGCAACCACGAAAATTTCACCCTGCTTGACGCCCTGCCGCAGGAAGAGCGGTACGGCGCCCCGGTTGGGGTGGCCGCTCCCCATGTCTTCCACCTCAGGCGGGGGTACGTCTACACCCTGGAAGGGAAGAAGTGCTTCGTCTTCGGTGGGGCCAGGAGTCTCGACAGGCACGGGCGGACGGCGGGGAAGTCCTGGTGGAGGAGGGAGATCCCCTCGGAGGAGGAATTCCGCCGGGGACTCGATTCCCTCGAGTCCGCCGGGTGGACGGTGGACTGGATTCTCACCCATACCGCCCCGGAAGGAATCCTCCGGGCGACGAACCTCGCCAAGTACCTCGCCGGGGATCCCGTTTCCCTGTATCTCGAGGAGATACGGAAAGAGACGGAATATGAGCGCTGGTTCTGCGGCCATCTCCACAGGAACGCCTATTTTCCGGACGATCGGGTGCATGTTCTCCGGGAGAACATCCTCGACGGCGGGACGGGGGACATCGTCTCGGTTGAAAGGAACCTCCCTCCGCTGAAAGATCGGCTGAGAATCTTCCGGAGCAGGCTGGCCCGGCAGGGGGACTGA
- a CDS encoding bacteriohemerythrin, with amino-acid sequence MTVQWSDDLAIGIGIIDDQHKKLVERIASFSRAVESGDRNEMEDTVNYLIGYAIQHFGAEELIMIRNCYDQFREHRDEHSWFIKEVFDLHRRLAEGEEMTRESAETLKDMLVNWTLDHISIKDKRIAETLNSFGGPLWR; translated from the coding sequence ATGACAGTTCAGTGGAGCGACGACCTCGCCATTGGCATCGGCATCATCGATGACCAGCACAAAAAGCTCGTGGAGCGCATCGCGTCCTTTTCCAGGGCCGTGGAAAGCGGCGACAGGAACGAGATGGAAGATACAGTCAACTACCTCATCGGCTACGCCATCCAGCATTTCGGCGCCGAGGAGCTCATCATGATCCGCAACTGCTACGACCAGTTCAGGGAACACCGGGATGAACACAGCTGGTTCATCAAGGAGGTCTTCGACCTCCACCGAAGACTCGCCGAAGGAGAAGAGATGACCCGTGAGAGTGCCGAGACACTGAAAGACATGCTGGTGAACTGGACTCTCGATCATATCTCCATCAAGGACAAGCGCATCGCCGAGACTCTCAACAGCTTCGGCGGCCCTCTCTGGAGATAG
- a CDS encoding hydratase: MVKLLEKGAFLVDGRHIVEDGASAEAKAAELAGRPVSREEARKGTLSWSILESHNTSGSMERMKIKFDALASHDITYVSIIQTARAGGLESFPLPYVLTNCHNSLCAVGGTINEDDHRFGLSAAKKYGGIYVPAHMAVIHMYMREAMAGCGKMILGSDSHTRYGALGTLAVGEGGGELVKQLLGQTYDIAYPRVVGVYLTGKPRPGVGPQDVALAIIGAVFNCGYVKNSIMEFVGDGVSNLSADYRCGVDVMTTETACLSSIWRTDGNVKDFLSAHGRPEDFRELNPGKVAWYDGMITVDLASVKPMIALPFHPSNAMEIERFNENPGDVLREVEHSAAELLGNTKAKFSLTDKLEKGRLRVDQGIIAGCAGGTYTNVMAAASLLKGKNTGSGDFSLSVYPSSQPVLLELVKNGTITELMMAGAVVRTAFCGPCFGAGDVPAAGSLSIRHTTRNFPNREGSKPREGQIASVALMDARSIAATAANGGLLTPATDLEPAEERWEYLFDDTPYKNRVYSGFGSPCPDTPLVFGPNIADWPEMPPLPEHLLLKVVSFITDPVTTTDELIPSGETASFRSNPLRLAEFTLSRKDPSYVGKAKEVMAFGKAFAEGRAPGEISPELEEAFSALEAVPGFRTISLKSVSLASAVYARKPGDGSAREQAASCQRVLGGGANIAREYATKRYRSNLINWGMIPFVLDGEPPFSAGSWIFIPGVRQAMERGETVFPAYVAGKGSCVKITLETGVLTEDERAVILAGSLINYNRERKS, encoded by the coding sequence ATGGTCAAGCTGCTGGAAAAAGGCGCCTTCCTGGTGGACGGAAGGCACATCGTGGAGGACGGCGCCTCGGCGGAGGCCAAGGCCGCCGAACTGGCCGGCCGGCCCGTCAGCCGCGAAGAGGCCCGGAAGGGCACCCTTTCATGGTCCATCCTGGAGAGCCACAACACCTCGGGCTCCATGGAGCGGATGAAGATAAAGTTCGACGCCCTGGCGTCCCACGACATCACCTACGTGAGCATTATACAGACGGCCAGGGCCGGAGGCCTGGAATCCTTTCCCCTCCCTTACGTCCTCACAAACTGCCACAATTCGCTGTGCGCCGTGGGGGGCACCATCAACGAGGACGACCATCGTTTCGGCCTCTCGGCGGCGAAAAAATACGGAGGTATCTACGTTCCCGCCCACATGGCGGTGATCCATATGTACATGCGGGAGGCCATGGCGGGCTGCGGAAAGATGATCCTCGGAAGCGACAGCCACACCCGCTACGGCGCCTTGGGAACCCTCGCCGTGGGAGAAGGGGGCGGAGAGCTGGTGAAGCAGCTCCTGGGCCAGACCTACGACATCGCCTACCCCAGGGTGGTGGGGGTGTACCTCACGGGAAAACCCCGTCCCGGCGTAGGCCCCCAGGATGTCGCGCTGGCCATAATCGGCGCCGTCTTCAACTGCGGCTACGTCAAGAACAGTATCATGGAGTTCGTGGGGGACGGCGTTTCCAACCTCTCCGCCGACTATCGGTGCGGCGTGGACGTGATGACCACCGAGACGGCCTGCCTTTCCTCGATCTGGCGCACCGACGGAAATGTGAAAGACTTTCTTTCCGCCCACGGACGCCCGGAGGATTTCCGGGAGCTGAACCCCGGCAAAGTCGCGTGGTACGACGGCATGATCACTGTGGACCTTGCCTCGGTGAAACCCATGATCGCCCTGCCGTTCCACCCCTCCAACGCCATGGAGATAGAAAGGTTCAACGAAAATCCCGGCGACGTCCTCAGGGAAGTGGAACACTCCGCAGCAGAACTCCTGGGAAACACGAAGGCGAAGTTCAGTCTCACCGACAAGCTCGAGAAGGGCAGGCTCCGGGTGGACCAGGGAATCATCGCTGGATGCGCAGGGGGAACCTACACGAACGTCATGGCTGCGGCGTCTCTTCTGAAGGGAAAGAACACGGGCAGCGGGGATTTTTCCCTGTCGGTCTACCCCTCGAGCCAGCCCGTGCTGCTTGAACTGGTGAAGAACGGGACCATCACGGAACTGATGATGGCCGGGGCGGTGGTCCGGACGGCCTTCTGCGGCCCCTGCTTCGGGGCGGGAGACGTCCCGGCCGCCGGGTCCCTCTCCATCCGGCACACCACCAGGAATTTCCCCAACCGGGAAGGATCGAAGCCCCGGGAAGGGCAGATCGCATCGGTGGCCCTTATGGACGCCCGGAGCATCGCCGCCACGGCGGCCAACGGCGGCCTTCTCACTCCCGCCACGGACCTTGAACCGGCGGAGGAACGGTGGGAATACCTCTTCGACGATACTCCCTACAAGAACAGAGTCTACAGCGGGTTCGGATCGCCCTGCCCCGACACCCCCCTGGTCTTCGGTCCGAACATCGCCGACTGGCCGGAGATGCCGCCACTGCCGGAGCACCTTCTGCTGAAGGTGGTCTCCTTCATCACCGATCCCGTGACCACCACGGACGAACTCATCCCCTCGGGCGAGACGGCGAGCTTCCGCTCCAACCCCCTGCGCTTGGCGGAATTCACCCTTTCACGGAAGGATCCTTCCTACGTAGGGAAGGCGAAGGAGGTCATGGCCTTCGGGAAAGCCTTCGCCGAAGGCAGAGCCCCCGGAGAAATCTCCCCCGAACTGGAAGAGGCTTTCTCCGCCCTGGAAGCCGTCCCGGGGTTCAGGACAATTTCACTGAAATCCGTGAGCCTTGCTTCCGCGGTCTATGCCCGGAAGCCTGGAGACGGTTCGGCCCGGGAACAGGCGGCGAGCTGCCAGAGGGTCCTCGGGGGAGGAGCGAACATCGCCCGGGAGTACGCCACGAAGAGGTACAGGAGCAACCTCATCAACTGGGGGATGATTCCCTTCGTCCTTGACGGCGAACCCCCCTTCTCCGCCGGGAGCTGGATTTTCATTCCCGGCGTCCGGCAGGCCATGGAGCGGGGAGAGACGGTGTTTCCCGCCTATGTGGCCGGGAAGGGGAGCTGCGTAAAAATCACCCTCGAGACCGGTGTCCTGACGGAGGACGAGCGGGCCGTCATTCTCGCAGGCTCCCTGATCAACTACAATCGGGAGAGAAAGTCCTGA
- a CDS encoding D-alanine--D-alanine ligase, whose amino-acid sequence MKIWVLCGGEGAEREVSLRSGAAVASALQERGYEAEPLDLRSRGDASAFIGKKEGFAFIALHGGWGEDGTLQAALEMAGIPFSGSRHASCAFAMDKTAGKALFRWKGIPVPKGIEVSRCGAGEEQFSGTCLEELLERSGKLVVKPCCSGSTVGVSILDGSRGLGDALEEAFRHDGRVLVEEYIPGREITVAVHERHGKPVCLPVIEIRPREGFYDYRSKYTPGGSEYHVPAPLEESVRKNVEQAALGAYDALGCRAYARVDLRLGDDGLPVVLELNTVPGMTATSLVPKAAEAAGISFGQFLGMVVENSLSR is encoded by the coding sequence ATGAAGATATGGGTACTTTGCGGAGGCGAAGGCGCCGAAAGGGAGGTTTCGCTCCGGAGCGGGGCAGCGGTGGCCTCCGCGCTCCAGGAAAGAGGATACGAAGCGGAGCCGCTGGACCTCCGGAGCAGGGGAGACGCATCGGCCTTCATCGGGAAAAAAGAGGGTTTTGCCTTCATCGCCCTCCACGGGGGATGGGGAGAAGATGGAACGCTGCAGGCCGCCCTCGAAATGGCCGGAATTCCCTTTTCCGGCTCACGCCATGCCTCCTGCGCCTTCGCCATGGACAAGACGGCGGGCAAGGCCCTCTTCCGGTGGAAAGGGATCCCCGTTCCGAAGGGGATCGAAGTGTCCCGCTGCGGGGCGGGGGAGGAACAGTTCTCCGGGACCTGCCTGGAGGAGCTCCTGGAGCGGTCGGGGAAACTCGTGGTGAAGCCCTGCTGTTCGGGGAGCACAGTGGGGGTCTCCATCCTTGACGGCTCCCGCGGGCTCGGAGATGCCCTGGAGGAGGCCTTCCGCCACGACGGCAGGGTTCTGGTGGAAGAGTACATCCCCGGCCGGGAGATCACCGTGGCGGTCCATGAACGGCACGGGAAGCCCGTCTGCCTCCCGGTCATCGAAATCCGGCCGAGGGAAGGATTTTACGACTACCGATCAAAATACACTCCCGGAGGGAGCGAATATCATGTTCCGGCCCCTCTGGAAGAATCTGTCCGGAAGAATGTGGAGCAGGCAGCCCTCGGTGCCTACGATGCCCTGGGGTGCAGGGCCTACGCCCGGGTGGATCTCCGTCTCGGCGACGACGGACTGCCCGTGGTGCTGGAACTCAACACGGTGCCGGGAATGACCGCCACGAGCCTGGTGCCCAAGGCGGCCGAGGCAGCGGGCATCTCCTTCGGGCAGTTTCTCGGGATGGTGGTGGAGAATTCCCTGTCTCGCTGA